From one Lolium rigidum isolate FL_2022 chromosome 4, APGP_CSIRO_Lrig_0.1, whole genome shotgun sequence genomic stretch:
- the LOC124647996 gene encoding probable WRKY transcription factor 70, with protein MAMRRPKSEMSPPAPPSPSDQRDAVIEELQKGAQLADSLRRQVELIPEPGRRDAALANVSDISTALASSLSVLQSEREQYSCSSSDAATANAAGASGGGAVRARNGALRSRKAKQRRGADGQELPIEEMLTETPENDGFHWRKYGEKKILNAEFPRLYYRCGYSDEHKCPAKKYVQQKNNNDPPEFLVTLIDNHTCHTLFPAEANQRTMSSSSSANSQLLDFTKASLSSAAGASRMKEEEDTAAGMSVTVPSYAYDELYSSSSLPLLSPTQWEMEMDIKSLYHRHSGGDSY; from the exons atggcGATGCGGCGCCCCAAGTCCGAGATGTCGCCGCCGGCTCCACCTTCACCCTCCGACCAGAGAGATGCTGTCATCGAGGAGCTCCAGAAGGGCGCTCAGCTGGCGGATTCTCTCAGGCGGCAGGTCGAGCTCATCCCGGAGCCTGGCCGCCGCGACGCCGCGCTGGCCAACGTCAGCGACATCTCCACGGCCCTGGCGTCGTCGCTCTCCGTCCTACAGTCCGAGAGAGAGCAGTACAGCTGCTCCTCCTCCGACGCCGCGACGGCCAATGCTGCCGGCGCCTCCGGTGGCGGGGCTGTCAGGGCGCGAAATGGTGCCTTGCGCAGCAGGAAGGCGAAGCAACGGCGAGGCGCCGATGGACAGGAGCTTCCGAT CGAGGAGATGCTCACGGAGACaccagaaaatgatggattccacTGGAGGAAATATGGGGAGAAGAAGATCCTAAATGCTGAATTTCCAAG GTTATACTACAGATGTGGATATAGCGACGAGCACAAATGCCCGGCAAAGAAGTACGTGCAGCAGAAAAACAACAACGACCCTCCCGAGTTCTTGGTGACCCTCATCGACAACCACACATGCCATACCTTGTTCCCAGCCGAAGCCAACCAACGAACAATGAGCAGCTCAAGCAGCGCTAACTCGCAACTGCTCGACTTCACCAAAGCATCACTCTCTTCAGCAGCTGGTGCTTCTAGGatgaaggaagaggaagacaccGCAGCAGGAATGTCTGTGACTGTTCCCAGCTACGCATACGACGAGTTGTACTCTTCTTCCTCGCTACCATTGCTGTCGCCAACGCAGTGGGAGATGGAGATGGATATCAAGTCACTCTACCATCGTCACTCCGGAGGTGATAGCTATTAA